Genomic window (Roseivirga sp. 4D4):
TCGCAAAGCCTTAAAGGAACAAGCCAGTCGGACGGTGACTATTGGTGCAGTACACGGTACAGTAAATCGCCTTGAGAAAAAGGGCTTTGTAGAATCTCATATGAGTGATGCCACTGAAGTTAGGGGAGGCCGTAGAAAGCGCATCTTCACTGTGACGGCCTCTGGTACGCGTGCACTGGAAAGAAGCCGTGATTTAAAAATTAGCCTTTGGATGAAAATCCCAGAGCTTTCAATTAGCAATAATTCATAAAGTAGTTTGAAGAAGCAATCGGTGAAATTTTCAGAAAAACTACTTGCTACACTTTGCCGGGAGGAATACCTGGAGGAGATCCTGGGTGATTTGGCGGAGTATAGAGAAGAGCTAAGTACAAAACCCAAATGGCAGCAACGAATCTTCTACGCATATCACGTCATCAACTTCATAAAGCCTTGGTCACTCAAAAAACTAGGAGGCAGTCAAAAACTTAATCAATACGGAATGTTCAAAAATTATTTTAAAACCTCGGTCAGAAGTCTAAGGAACAATGCCCTCTTTTCGGCTATCAACATTTCAGGTTTGGCCATAAGTATGTCGGTAGGTATTCTGATGATAATCCTTATTCAAGAGCTTTCGTCTTTTGATGATTTTCATGCGAATAAGGATCACATTTTCAGGGTCACGTCCACTCAAAAACAGGGGGATCGGGGTGTTATCGTAAGACAAGCCACAGGTTCCTATTTCATAGCGGATCTCCTTTCTACTCAAGTATCAGGAGTAGAGAACGTTTTGGTCATGACCAATAGCCCTGTCGAACTGGATTTAGGTACCGAAGAAAAAGCCGTACCGATCAGTTGTCACTATGCAGGTGAATCATTCTTCGATGTTTTCTCATATCAAATGATCAAGGGTAATCGTGAAACTGCATTGTCTCAGCCTGGACAGGTGGTACTAACCGAGACTGCTGCCAAGAAATTATTTGGTGATAGAGATCCAATTGGAGAGATAATTACCGCTGAAATGAATAGCTATCTTCAGAATGGAAGACTTGCCCAACCGGACTTTGAAAATGGTATCATATCAGGTGTGGTGGAAGATCCTCCTGTTAATTCTCATCTCCGTTTTGAAGCGTTAGTTTCCCTT
Coding sequences:
- a CDS encoding PadR family transcriptional regulator, whose product is MEKEHLGELEELILLLVVMLKDEAYGFAIRKALKEQASRTVTIGAVHGTVNRLEKKGFVESHMSDATEVRGGRRKRIFTVTASGTRALERSRDLKISLWMKIPELSISNNS